The Abditibacteriota bacterium genome segment TCCGGCATGACCTTTTCGAAGCGAAACATTTCTTCCCCGTCGCCGCTGCCGGGCTCAGGGTGATGCGAGCAGACAAACTCCGTGATCCGGAAGCCGCAGCGGTTCACATAAAAATGTATGTTGCGCTTTTCAAAATAAGGGGTGCAGGTCTCCCACACCCTGACCTCAGGAAAGCGCTTTTCTATCTCCTGCCAGGCGGCATAGCCCACGCCCTTTGAATGAAGGGCCGGCGCCACGAACAGCAGCTCCAGAAAACCCCTGTCTCCCCGCAGCTTTATCACGGCGCCGCCTGCCTTTTGGCCGTCTGCCAGGATCCGGAAGGCCTGACCCTCCCCTATGCAGTCCAGTATGGTCTGCCGGGATATTATCTGGCCGTCCTCCTCGGTGTGGGTGTCCCTCACTCCGAATTCCTCCAGCGCCCCATAATTAAAAGCCTCCTGATTGTCGCGGACGAACCGCTCGGTGTCCTCTTTTGCCAGAGGACTCAGCGTCACTGTCATGATATCACCTCCGTCGGCATCTTCATTATACATGAGGCGGCCGGGGGCTGTCAAAGGCGCCGCGTATTGACAGCGGGCCCGTTTTGGGTTATAATAAGTTATACGGCTTGCTTGTCAAGCCGAATCCGACTCGCAAGGAGAGACCCATGATATACGATTTTTCTGTGACCACGGCGGGGGGCGACGCCCTGCAGCTGTCCGACTACAAGGGC includes the following:
- a CDS encoding GNAT family N-acetyltransferase; translation: MTVTLSPLAKEDTERFVRDNQEAFNYGALEEFGVRDTHTEEDGQIISRQTILDCIGEGQAFRILADGQKAGGAVIKLRGDRGFLELLFVAPALHSKGVGYAAWQEIEKRFPEVRVWETCTPYFEKRNIHFYVNRCGFRITEFVCSHHPEPGSGDGEEMFRFEKVMPDCRQG